The window TGTGCTCGCAATGCTTGAACTAACCATTGTGCTCCGTTCATGCTTTATCTCCTGTCCATCTACTTTATCTATTTGTATTTGTTATGTTTTATTTTGTGTATTTGCATTAATCAACATTTATGTCAAAAAAAACCCCGCGCCTTTCGGTGCGGGGTTCTCGTAAGATCTGGCTGTTATTTTAGCCTTCGTCGTCCAAGTGCAGCCCCGCACGGTGGGATAATAATCACCACCACGCTAATAATAATTAGGCTAACTGCTTGGATAAATGCGTTCATGTATTTTACTTTTTCAATATTCTTAATTATCTATTATTTAGAGTTATCATTTTAAAATTGTTTTGACAACTTTTATTTAATTTATTTATTTTCAAAACATTAAATCACTTCAAAATCACATACCTATGAGATAATTAGCATTATAAACTACTTAAACACCCATTCATCAGTAATATTCAACAAAATACCCAGCATGATCAGCTATATCATCCATAACAATCATCTAGCGCCATTAAAACTCACACAGAGAAATTAATTATTTTTTCTTACTAATCTCCAAGCTCAGAATAGTCTCCATGCTTTATAACATCCTCGCAACCCCAATTATAACAAGACTTCGAAGCTGCTCGCAGTAAATTGAAACAGTCCAGTAACTAAGTAATTAAATTGTCGAGCAGCTTCGCAAACATATTATCTACCCAAGATAAGTAAACTTACTTTCAGCAGAATATTACTCTGTAAATGATATTGGAGGGCTTATGACATTAGCGATTGTTTACACTAGAGCATCAATTGGGTTAGAAGCACCTCTTGTTACTGTTGAAGCACATATTAGTAATGGGCTTCCAGGTTTAACACTTGTTGGGCTACCAGAAACAGCAGTAAAAGAAGCAAGAGATAGAGTTCGAAGCGCTCTACTAAACAGTGGATTTGAATATCCAGCTAAAAAAATGACGGTTAATTTAGCGCCAGCCGATTTACCAAAAGAAAGCGGTCGGTATGACCTCGCAATTGCGATAGCCATACTCGCATCATCAGGCCAACTCCCCCACGAGCCATTAAGACAATATGAATTTTTAGGCGAACTCGCTTTGTCTGGCGATGTTCGTTATGTCAATAGCGCTATTCCTGCAGCTCAATCAGCATTAAAACAACAGCGTTCTTTGATACTATCCATGGAGAATCAACACCAATTAGGTTTACTCCCAAATAATAGCGTTTATTTTGCGACATCCTTATTAGAGCTTTGTCATTTTTTACATAACAAACATACATTACTTTGTAATCAACAAATTCATCAACCGCCTATCTCAATCAAGCAAGAGAGTGATATTAACGATATTATCGGCCAAGAACATGGGAAACGGGCATTAGAAATTTGTGCTGCTGGTGGGCAT is drawn from Providencia huaxiensis and contains these coding sequences:
- the ilvL gene encoding ilv operon leader peptide is translated as MNAFIQAVSLIIISVVVIIIPPCGAALGRRRLK